A region of the Kaistia geumhonensis genome:
CCAGGAAGATGACGGCCGGGAACATGTTCCGAAGCAGCACGGCGAAGAACAGGAACTTGCGGCCCGGAAAGCTGAAGCGCGAGAAGGCATAGGCCGCCGGCACCGCCACGATCACGGCGAGGATGGTCGTCATGGTCGAGACGAACAGGCTGTTCCAGAAGAAGCGCAGGAAATCCGCGCCGACGCTGTTCTGCGGGTCGAGCAGCTTGGCATAGCTGGCCAGTGTCGGCTCCTCCGGCCACCATTGCGGGGGAAACTGCATCGCCGCGAAGCCGGATTTGATCGAGGTCAGCAGCATCCACGCCATGGGCGCCGCGGTGTAGACGAGCATCAGCACGAGGAAGATGCGGCCCGCCCAGCGCCAGCCGTCGATGCGCTTCCGTCCGCGGCGGGGCGCGGCGAGGGTCTCGCTTGTCGTGCTCATGTGCCCCGATCCTTCGATTCGTTGCCCCCGAGCGCGCGGACATAGAAATATCCGAGCGTCATCAGGATGATGAACAGCAGCACCGAATAGGCGGACGCGACGCCCCAGCGCTGCCGCCCGAAGGCGAGCTCGTAGATATGGGTGATCCAGATATGCGAGGCGTTGGACGGGCCACCGCCGGTCATGATCCAGGGGATGATGAAGGAGTTGAAGTTCGCGACCGCGAGCAGAAGGATCGTGACGGTCGAGACATTGCTCAAATGCGGGAAGGTCACGTGCCAGAACCGCTGCCAGGCGTTGGCGCCATCGACCTTGGCGGCGCGCAGCAGCTGGTCGGGCACGGTCTGGAGGCCGGCCATCATCATGATCATGGCGAAGGGGAACTCGCGCCAGATATTGACGACGATCAGCGCCGGCAGGACCGTATTGACGTTGTCGATGAAGTTGGGCGGCCGGTCGGCGAGGCCGAGTTCGACCATGACTGCGCCGATGACGCCGAAATCGGAGTGGTAGATCCACTTCCAGATATAGGAGGCGGCGACGGCGCTGATCACCCAAGGGACGATCAGGACCGCGCGCAGCACGCCTCGACCAATGAAATCGCGATGCAGTGCCAGCGCGGCGCCGAATCCAAGAATGAACGCGATGATCGTCGAGGCCACCGTCCAGACAACGGTATTCCAGGTGACGCGCCAGAAGACATCGCTCTGCAGGATGGCCCCGTAGTTCTCCATGCCCACGAAGATCTTGTCGCGGAGCTGGAGGCTGGGCGGCGTCTTGAAGAAGGAAAGGTCGATCGTATAGTAGATCGGATAGGCGATGACGATCAGCATGACGACGATCGACGGCAGCACATAGGCATAGTCGATGCGATGCTGCCAGATCTGCCGCAGCGCTCCGGGCTCGGCTGATCTCGTCTGGCGGGAAGGCTGGGCCCGGCCGGTCGCGATGGTCACGGTGGCGCACCTCTGCAGGATGGGGACGGCCCGGCCACGCTGGGTCAGCGTGGCCGGTCGATCTTGCGTCGGTCGTGGGGCCTAGAGCCCGCCGCCCGCCTTGAGGTCCTCGACCTTCTTGGCCGCGTCGTCGGCGGCCTGGTCGACTGTCATCGCGCCGGTCAATGCGTTCTGCAGCATGTCCGGAACGATGATGTTCATGATCTCGGGCGATTCCGGCAGGGCCGGGAAGGGAATCCCGTAGGGCAGCATCGAGGTGGTGACGTCGAGGAACGGCGTCGTCTCGAGGCGGGTCTTCATCCAGCCCGTCAGGAAGCCGTTGAGATTGCCGGGGTTGGAGCCGACCCAGGCGAGCTTCAGCGACCATTCCGGGCTGGTCCACATGCAGATGAGCGCCTTGGCGGCCGGCTCGTCGACCTTGCCGCCGTCGACATATTCGGGCTTCAGGATGTGGATGTTCGAGCCGCCGAAGACGACGGCGCGCTTGCCGTCAGGGCCGGCGGGAATGAGGCCATAGCGCATGTTGTCGATGACCGTCTGCGCCTTCTCCGCATCCGCTCCCGTCGCCTTCTTCTTGAGATCGAGCATGACGTTGTAGTCGGAGGGATGCGAGATCATCATGGCGAGCTGGCCGGCCAGGAAGAGCGGCTGATTGTCGGCCTGCTGGTTGGTGAGCGCCGAAACCGGCACCGACTTGTCGCGGACATACATGTCGTAGGAAGCCTGCAGCGCGGCCTTGCTCTGCGGGCTGCCGAGCTGGACCTCCTTGTAGGTCGGATCGGCCGAGGCTTCGTCGAACACGCCGCCGCCATAGGCCCAGAGCTGCGGCATGAAGCGATAGGGCGTGTTGCCGGCATTCTTGCGCGCGACGAGGCCGTATCCGGAAACGCCGAGCTTGTCGTGAATCTGCTTCGAGTATTTGACGACGTCGTCCCAGGTCGCCGGCGGCTTCTCGGGATCGAGGCCGGCGCGCTTGAAGATGTCGGCGTTCCAGATGAAGCCCATCGTCTCGTTGTTGGTCGGCACGCCATAGGTCACGCCGTCCCAGGTGACCGCCTTCATCGCGCCCGGCCAGAAGTCCTCGCTGGAATAGCCAATGTCTTCCGGCTTCAGCGGCTGGAGATAGCCCTTCGAGGCGAATTCCGTTCCGCCGAGAATCTGCAGGCGCACGACCATCGGCGCCGCATTGCCGATCAGCGCGGTGCGGAACTTGTCGAGCAGATCGTTGTAGGTGATGCCCTGTTCTTCGAGAACGATGTTCGGATACGTCTTCCGGAAGGCCTCGAAGAATTCCTTGTAGTTCTGCCTGAGGATATCCGGGTCGCCCTCGAAGACGCCCTGATACCAGAGCGTCACGCGGCCCTTGTAGTCGAGCGGCGTGACCTTCGCGCAATCGGCCGCGGTATCGAACTCCTTGGTGCCCGCCACCGACTTCACATAGTCGGGCGACCACTTGCTCAGATCGACCGGCGGCGCGGCAAAGGCCGGCGAAATCATCGACGTCATGAATGCGGTGACAACGGCGCCACGGATGGCGGCGCCGGATTTCGATCTCGTCATGGGCTTCCTCCACTCTCCCGTTCCGCGACCCTTCGTGGGGTGGCGGCATTCTCAACTGTCGACGCCGACGGGCGGCGCGTGACGGCCTTGTTCCATCTCCTTGATCTTGTTCGCGGTTATCGTTCTTGGCTTCGCGTCGAAGCATTCGAGCCACACGCTGTGCCGCGCGGGCGCAGGATCGTCCTGTCCGCTTCCTCTTGCTCGGCGGGCAGGGCAACCGTCGGCCCTGGTCGATCGTGCCCCCTCCAAGGCACGGTCGACGCCACGAACCGCGGCGCCTGTCCGACAAGACATCGAACAGAGGCCGATAATGCACGAAACTTGTCTGACGACAAACGCTGATCGCACCAATTTGTCGCAGCGTGATCACGCTCGCGCGAATTGTGCGGCAGCCGTGTGCTCGCCCGGCGATAGCCGATGGCGGCGGCGGTGATCGACGCAGGGATCGCCGCGGAGGCGATCGGTGGCCGATTGCTCGAAAGTGGGGAAGCTGGCGCGCCCTAGGGGAATCGAACCCCTCTCTCCACCGTGAAAGGGTGGCGTCCTGACCGATAGACGAAGGGCGCGTCGGCGCGGCTTATAGAGGCGATTGTCGAAGGTGACAAGCAGCCTCGCCGCGCCTTCAACAGGGCCTGTGGACGAGGCTTACCACTTGCCGGTGTTTGGCATCGACGCCCAGGGCTCCTGCGGCGGCAGCGCGTCGCCGGCCTGGATCAGTTCGATCGAGATGTTGTCGGGCGAGCGGATGAAGGCCATGTGGCCGTCGCGGGGCGGACGGTTGATGGTGACGCCGGCCTTCAGCAGGCGGTCGCAGAGCTCGTAGATGTTGTCGACGCGGTAGGCGAGGTGGCCGAAATTGCGCCCTTCGCCGTAGACCTCGGGATCCCAGTTGTAGGTCAGCTCCACCTGCGCGCTCTCGTCGCCGGGGGCGGCGAGGAAGATGAGCGTGTAGCGGCCCTTCTCGTTCTCGATGCGGCGAACCTCCTTGAGGCCGAACTTGTTGCAGTAGAAGTCGAGCGATTCGTCGACATTCGTGACGCGGACCATGGTGTGAAGGTATTTCATCGGCGGCGTGCCTCCCGGGGTTGGGTCTTTCCGGCAGGCGTGAACGATCCCGTCTGCCGGCTGCCCGCACCATATGGCGAAGGGTTGCGATCGACAAACGGGATGGTCTCTGGGAACCGGCGCGGATTTCCGGGCTTGTGGCCTCAAGGTCACTGGTCAGGAGAATCGGGCATGCTTATTCTCTTGGCAAGGAATCGGTGACTGGCGCTTCGAACAGCGAATCGCTTTTGTGGTTGCCGGACATGCGTGCGTAAACTTGCGGCCGCCAGGAGCGGCCGGACTGGGGGCCGAAGCCTATGGGGTCCAAGATTAACGCCGGTTCGTCGGCGTCGCTCGATACGGGCGAGGATGCTGCCGGGCTGGACCTCTTCGAGGTTGTCGGAGCGATCAAGTGGTTCGACGCCTCCAAGGGCTACGGCTTCATCGTTCCCGACGATGGCAGCAAGGACGTGCTGCTGCATGTCACCTGCCTCCGGCGCGACGGTTTCCAGACCGCCTATGAAGGCGCTCGAATCGTCTGCGAGGCCGTGAAGGGCGCGCGGGGCCTGCAGGCCTTCCGCATCCTCTCGATGGACGAGTCGACCGCCGTGCACCCGGCCCAGGCCGGTCCGCCGCGCACCCATCAGGTGGTGACGGCGACCAGCGGCCTCGAGCGCTGCGT
Encoded here:
- a CDS encoding VOC family protein, which produces MKYLHTMVRVTNVDESLDFYCNKFGLKEVRRIENEKGRYTLIFLAAPGDESAQVELTYNWDPEVYGEGRNFGHLAYRVDNIYELCDRLLKAGVTINRPPRDGHMAFIRSPDNISIELIQAGDALPPQEPWASMPNTGKW
- a CDS encoding carbohydrate ABC transporter permease, which produces MTIATGRAQPSRQTRSAEPGALRQIWQHRIDYAYVLPSIVVMLIVIAYPIYYTIDLSFFKTPPSLQLRDKIFVGMENYGAILQSDVFWRVTWNTVVWTVASTIIAFILGFGAALALHRDFIGRGVLRAVLIVPWVISAVAASYIWKWIYHSDFGVIGAVMVELGLADRPPNFIDNVNTVLPALIVVNIWREFPFAMIMMMAGLQTVPDQLLRAAKVDGANAWQRFWHVTFPHLSNVSTVTILLLAVANFNSFIIPWIMTGGGPSNASHIWITHIYELAFGRQRWGVASAYSVLLFIILMTLGYFYVRALGGNESKDRGT
- a CDS encoding ABC transporter substrate-binding protein, whose translation is MTRSKSGAAIRGAVVTAFMTSMISPAFAAPPVDLSKWSPDYVKSVAGTKEFDTAADCAKVTPLDYKGRVTLWYQGVFEGDPDILRQNYKEFFEAFRKTYPNIVLEEQGITYNDLLDKFRTALIGNAAPMVVRLQILGGTEFASKGYLQPLKPEDIGYSSEDFWPGAMKAVTWDGVTYGVPTNNETMGFIWNADIFKRAGLDPEKPPATWDDVVKYSKQIHDKLGVSGYGLVARKNAGNTPYRFMPQLWAYGGGVFDEASADPTYKEVQLGSPQSKAALQASYDMYVRDKSVPVSALTNQQADNQPLFLAGQLAMMISHPSDYNVMLDLKKKATGADAEKAQTVIDNMRYGLIPAGPDGKRAVVFGGSNIHILKPEYVDGGKVDEPAAKALICMWTSPEWSLKLAWVGSNPGNLNGFLTGWMKTRLETTPFLDVTTSMLPYGIPFPALPESPEIMNIIVPDMLQNALTGAMTVDQAADDAAKKVEDLKAGGGL
- a CDS encoding cold-shock protein produces the protein MGSKINAGSSASLDTGEDAAGLDLFEVVGAIKWFDASKGYGFIVPDDGSKDVLLHVTCLRRDGFQTAYEGARIVCEAVKGARGLQAFRILSMDESTAVHPAQAGPPRTHQVVTATSGLERCVVKWFNRVKGYGFVSRGEGTEDIFVHMETLRRFGLMELRPGQTVLVRFGPGDKGLMAAEIRPDGAAGGPSSSH